Within the Pseudomonas orientalis genome, the region TAGGCTTCATCATCGCCGGTATCAAGGACATCCACGGTGCGCCGGTCGGTGACACCCTGACCCTGAGCTCCACGCCGGATGTCGACGTACTGCCAGGCTTCAAGCGCATTCAGCCGCAGGTCTATGCCGGCCTGTTCCCGGTCAGCTCCGACGACTTCGAAGACTTCCGCGAAGCCCTGCAAAAGCTGACCCTCAACGACTCGTCGTTGCAGTACACCCCGGAAAGCTCCGACGCCCTGGGCTTCGGTTTCCGCTGCGGGTTCCTCGGCATGCTGCACATGGAGATCATCCAGGAGCGCCTGGAGCGCGAATACGACCTGGACCTGATCACCACCGCGCCAACGGTTATTTTCGAGCTGGCGCTGAAAACCGGTGAAACGATTTACGTCGACAACCCCTCCAAGCTTCCAGACCTGTCTTCCATCGAAGACATGCGTGAGCCGATCGTGCGCGCCAATATCCTGGTGCCGCAGGAGCATCTGGGCAACGTCATCACCCTGTGTATCGAAAAGCGTGGCGTGCAGCACGACATGCTGTTCCTCGGTACCCAGGTGCAAGTGACCTACGATTTGCCGATGAACGAAGTGGTCCTGGACTTCTTCGACCGTCTCAAATCCACCAGTCGCGGCTATGCTTCGCTGGACTACCATTTCGACCGTTACCAGTCGGCTAATCTGGTGAAGCTGGATGTATTGATCAACGGCGACAAGGTTGATGCCCTGGCACTGATCGTGCACAAGGACAATGCGCACTACAAAGGTCGCCAGTTGACCGAGAAGATGAAAGAACTGATTCCGCGTCAGATGTTCGACGTTGCGATCCAGGCCGCCATTGGCGGGCAGATCATTGCGCGGACCTCCGTCAAGGCACTCAGAAAGAACGTACTGGCCAAATGCTACGGTGGCGACGTCAGCCGTAAGCGCAAGCTGCTTGAGAAGCAAAAGGCCGGTAAAAAACGCATGAAGCAAGTGGGCAATGTGGAAATTCCACAAGAAGCCTTCCTTGCGGTGCTCAGGTTGGATAGTTAGGTCCTATGTCGCTAAATTTCCCGCTGTTGCTG harbors:
- the lepA gene encoding translation elongation factor 4, giving the protein MSDLSHIRNFSIIAHIDHGKSTLADRFIQMCGGLAEREMEAQVLDSMDLERERGITIKAHSVTLYYTAKDGIKYQLNFIDTPGHVDFTYEVSRSLAACEGALLVVDAGQGVEAQSVANCYTAIEQGLEVMPVLNKIDLPQADPDRVKEEIEKIIGIDATDAVECSAKTGLGVDEVLERLVKTIPAPTGNYEDPLQALIIDSWFDNYLGVVSLVRVRHGRVKKGDKILVKSTGKIHLVDSVGVFNPKHTATTDLKAGEVGFIIAGIKDIHGAPVGDTLTLSSTPDVDVLPGFKRIQPQVYAGLFPVSSDDFEDFREALQKLTLNDSSLQYTPESSDALGFGFRCGFLGMLHMEIIQERLEREYDLDLITTAPTVIFELALKTGETIYVDNPSKLPDLSSIEDMREPIVRANILVPQEHLGNVITLCIEKRGVQHDMLFLGTQVQVTYDLPMNEVVLDFFDRLKSTSRGYASLDYHFDRYQSANLVKLDVLINGDKVDALALIVHKDNAHYKGRQLTEKMKELIPRQMFDVAIQAAIGGQIIARTSVKALRKNVLAKCYGGDVSRKRKLLEKQKAGKKRMKQVGNVEIPQEAFLAVLRLDS